In one Fodinicola acaciae genomic region, the following are encoded:
- a CDS encoding DUF3817 domain-containing protein — protein sequence MADVQTRRPTRKELRGPLLRYQILSYVTAVGLIVLLFVAMPLEYLAHDKTVVSIVGPAHGLVYIVYLLCVFDLGNKVGWTLKKTVLVMLAGVIPLLSVFVERRVHRQILAEAAD from the coding sequence ATGGCTGACGTCCAGACCCGCCGGCCGACCCGCAAGGAGCTGCGCGGTCCGCTGCTGCGTTACCAGATCCTCTCGTACGTGACCGCCGTCGGCCTGATCGTGCTGCTGTTCGTGGCGATGCCGCTGGAATACCTGGCGCACGACAAGACCGTGGTCAGCATCGTCGGGCCGGCGCACGGCCTGGTCTACATCGTCTATCTGCTGTGCGTCTTCGACCTCGGCAACAAGGTCGGCTGGACGCTGAAGAAGACGGTGCTGGTGATGCTGGCCGGCGTCATCCCGCTGCTGTCGGTCTTCGTGGAGCGCCGCGTCCACCGGCAGATCCTGGCCGAAGCCGCCGACTAA
- a CDS encoding YciI family protein: MKYLILIYHNPEMAKLWQSMPPERRAAGLRAYEVLNDELRASGELVATEPVSQTKVTRVTAHDGRTSLSDGPFAEAKEHLAGFYLVDCVSEERAYDIAGRIPEAAFGVVEVRPTLDLSAFG; this comes from the coding sequence GTGAAATACCTGATCCTGATCTACCACAACCCGGAGATGGCCAAGCTCTGGCAGAGCATGCCGCCGGAGCGGCGAGCCGCCGGCCTGCGCGCGTACGAGGTGCTCAACGACGAGCTGCGCGCGTCCGGTGAGCTGGTGGCGACCGAGCCGGTGTCGCAGACGAAGGTGACGCGGGTGACCGCGCACGACGGCCGCACCAGCCTCAGCGACGGACCGTTCGCCGAGGCCAAGGAGCATCTGGCCGGCTTCTATCTGGTCGACTGCGTGAGCGAGGAGCGCGCGTACGACATCGCCGGCCGGATCCCTGAAGCCGCTTTCGGCGTCGTGGAGGTGCGGCCGACGCTGGATCTCAGCGCTTTCGGATGA
- a CDS encoding TetR/AcrR family transcriptional regulator: MTLRADARRNREQILAAARRLLVEHGPDHPLEDIAKAAGVGIGTLYRRFPDRAALVDAVLHDGMDQLVDAAQAALREESDAWSALCRFVRFCVRTRLGGLSAVIDPLRHEQMRLRPETVARRRVLTAALGEMIGAAQQAGDLRTDIGVGDLGMLINVHVRQSAGLADLSERVDARLAELLLAGLRASAQEEFPLPGEPLGAPDIDG, from the coding sequence GTGACACTCCGAGCGGACGCGCGGCGCAATCGCGAGCAGATCCTCGCCGCGGCGCGCCGGCTGCTGGTCGAGCACGGACCAGACCATCCGCTTGAGGACATCGCGAAGGCAGCCGGCGTCGGGATCGGCACGCTCTACCGGCGGTTTCCTGACCGCGCGGCGCTCGTCGACGCGGTGCTCCACGACGGCATGGACCAACTGGTCGACGCGGCGCAGGCGGCGCTGCGAGAGGAGTCGGACGCGTGGTCGGCGCTCTGCCGGTTCGTACGGTTCTGTGTGCGTACGCGGCTCGGCGGACTGAGCGCGGTGATCGATCCGCTGCGGCACGAGCAGATGCGGCTGCGACCGGAGACGGTGGCGCGCCGGCGCGTCCTCACGGCGGCGCTGGGGGAGATGATCGGCGCCGCTCAGCAGGCCGGCGACCTGCGTACGGACATCGGCGTGGGTGACCTCGGCATGCTGATCAACGTGCACGTCCGCCAGTCGGCCGGTCTCGCCGACCTGAGCGAGCGGGTCGACGCGCGGCTGGCCGAGCTGCTGCTCGCCGGCCTGCGCGCGTCGGCGCAGGAGGAGTTTCCGCTGCCTGGCGAGCCACTCGGCGCGCCAGACATCGACGGCTGA
- a CDS encoding TIGR03564 family F420-dependent LLM class oxidoreductase: MRIGLLIDERGKSLDELTAEATAAKGLAGFWTGQHYDWDPLSVLAATAPAVPGIELGTAIVPTFPLHPLALASQALSVQAMVGNRLTLGVGLSHRVVIEERFGISYDRPARHLREYLSALVPLLHGESIAYEGETLKAAGAVTVPGSRPPGVLVSALGPVTLRIAGELTDGTITNWAGPATLADHVVPAISSAASATPRIVAAVMVSVTSDEAAVRGWVKDNFGMASTLPSYRSMLEREGAGGVEDVVVVGDESSVERQLQRQLDAGATEFIAFPLGSAADRARTTDLLVALNA; the protein is encoded by the coding sequence ATGCGTATCGGACTGCTGATCGACGAGCGCGGCAAGTCGCTCGACGAACTCACCGCGGAAGCGACCGCGGCGAAAGGCCTGGCCGGATTCTGGACCGGCCAGCATTACGACTGGGATCCGTTGAGCGTGCTCGCGGCGACCGCGCCGGCCGTGCCCGGGATCGAGCTCGGCACCGCGATCGTGCCGACCTTCCCGCTGCATCCGCTGGCCTTGGCCAGCCAGGCGCTGAGCGTGCAGGCGATGGTCGGCAACCGGCTGACGCTCGGCGTCGGCCTCAGCCACCGGGTGGTGATCGAGGAGCGCTTCGGCATCTCGTACGACCGGCCGGCGCGCCACCTGCGCGAATATCTGTCGGCGCTGGTGCCGCTGCTGCACGGCGAGTCGATCGCGTACGAAGGCGAGACGCTGAAAGCGGCCGGCGCGGTGACCGTGCCGGGATCGCGGCCGCCGGGCGTACTCGTCTCCGCGCTCGGGCCGGTCACACTGCGGATCGCCGGCGAGCTGACCGACGGCACGATCACCAACTGGGCCGGCCCGGCCACGCTCGCCGACCACGTCGTGCCGGCGATCAGCAGTGCCGCGTCGGCTACGCCACGGATCGTCGCCGCCGTCATGGTGTCGGTGACCTCCGACGAAGCGGCCGTACGCGGGTGGGTCAAGGACAACTTCGGCATGGCCTCGACGCTGCCGAGCTATCGGTCGATGTTGGAGCGCGAAGGCGCCGGCGGCGTCGAGGACGTGGTCGTCGTCGGCGACGAGTCGTCGGTCGAGCGGCAGTTGCAGCGGCAGCTCGACGCCGGCGCGACCGAGTTCATCGCCTTCCCGCTCGGCTCCGCCGCCGACCGCGCGCGTACGACCGACCTGCTCGTCGCACTCAACGCCTGA